From a region of the Polyangium spumosum genome:
- a CDS encoding AAA family ATPase — protein MNLSLFRETFDRIRREAGKVLLGQDDIIEATLLAILSGGHVLIEGVPGLGKTLLVRTLAHVFGASFRRIQFTPDLMPSDVTGGNVFDQKEDRFVFHEGPVFTQLLLADEINRAPAKTQSALLEAMQDLAVTTDGVTRPLPEPFLVIATQNPVESQGTYPLPEAQLDRFLVKLHVRYPGPAVEKQILRHHVEGFSAARLDRAGLEPIASADDILAMRRALGEVRVDEGIIEYITDIVSRTRAHRAVYLGSSPRGSIGLLGSSRARAASEGRDFVTPDDVKALAPAVLRHRLILHPDAEIEGTSADDCVEDILREAKVPRTAA, from the coding sequence ATGAACCTGTCCCTCTTCCGCGAAACCTTCGATCGCATCCGCCGCGAGGCGGGCAAGGTCCTCCTCGGCCAGGACGACATCATCGAGGCCACGCTCCTCGCGATCCTGAGCGGCGGCCACGTCCTCATCGAGGGCGTCCCCGGCCTCGGCAAGACCCTGCTCGTCCGCACCCTCGCCCACGTCTTCGGCGCGAGCTTCCGCCGCATTCAATTCACCCCCGACCTCATGCCGAGCGACGTCACCGGCGGCAACGTCTTCGACCAGAAAGAGGACCGCTTCGTCTTCCACGAGGGCCCGGTCTTCACGCAGCTCCTTCTCGCCGACGAGATCAACCGCGCCCCCGCGAAGACGCAATCCGCGCTGCTCGAGGCGATGCAGGACCTCGCCGTCACCACCGACGGCGTCACGCGCCCCCTGCCCGAGCCCTTCCTCGTCATCGCCACGCAAAACCCCGTCGAATCGCAGGGCACCTATCCCTTGCCCGAGGCCCAGCTCGACAGGTTCCTCGTCAAATTGCACGTCCGTTACCCCGGCCCCGCCGTCGAGAAGCAGATCCTCCGCCACCACGTCGAGGGCTTCTCCGCCGCCCGGCTCGACCGCGCCGGCCTCGAGCCGATCGCCTCGGCCGACGACATCCTCGCCATGCGCCGCGCCCTCGGGGAGGTCCGCGTCGACGAGGGCATCATCGAATACATCACCGATATCGTCTCGCGCACCCGCGCGCACCGCGCCGTCTACCTCGGCTCCTCCCCGCGTGGATCGATTGGCCTGCTCGGCTCCTCCCGCGCGCGCGCCGCCAGCGAGGGCCGCGATTTCGTCACGCCCGACGACGTCAAGGCGCTCGCCCCCGCCGTCCTGCGCCACCGGTTGATCCTCCACCCCGACGCCGAGATCGAAGGCACGAGCGCCGACGACTGCGTCGAGGACATCCTGCGCGAGGCGAAGGTCCCGCGCACCGCGGCCTGA
- a CDS encoding DUF4350 domain-containing protein → MIKFVLLLSALGASPVYNADERVREVLADDRYRFCHEDDYPLGGDERAFCSLVGETSEVCPSLPAACRKEPAPIEKGGPPSGIAPQCKAGSRCLAGRSSGRDDRVAVRRFENAAGGGAPGDGAPGGDGKGQAGPGGEGKSPGTGEPGQDKSGGEAGPNGSGDASGPGKPGGGEAGSGKSGDGPGKDPGAGEGKGQAEPGAAKPPPPAPADPAVASAASGFARVLFFILLGGFGAFIAWMVLKNVLSERDAPEDEAPPEDLPENASGARRPGPRGPVETDVARLLARARVAAQRGAFGPAIDDVYAALLRRLDGDGLIEIHASRTNGDYVRTLRRDRPEIASDVRTIVADVESVQFGSRAPSAEAFARIHDRVVPLVSRALSALAVLLGLSATLSCGRVAALDESDGAFRGDTSPSGTHALGAVLGAYGIDLRHRRDPLDKLPDEDDATLVLLPDLDLSASDLRRLQSWVEAGGDLVIAGAADLPAWTGASLEPDPVVADDIAPTTRYEYQFGAILLSLPPGPTLTLTDAQRMLVRGEGAYASFKQLGDGRVIVLADDKLFTNVALTAGDNAAFLISLFRPLHREVELCDGWTSLGADTPLDTLGRARLLPILLQLFLLLGLYFLWQGRAFGVLRDPPANRRRAFSDHVRALGLAFARAGASRHALGLYAAWAIERLRERVPREGRHGLSGLAEAVAVRAGKSTGEVMTVLVEATEAQKEAAPASLRSGGAAPPGRARGKDRAQAAADFAVMRALDHFLAQTSRERSRKKTRKA, encoded by the coding sequence GTGATCAAGTTCGTCCTGCTCCTCTCGGCCCTCGGCGCGAGCCCGGTTTACAACGCCGACGAGCGCGTCCGCGAGGTCCTCGCCGACGATCGATACCGCTTCTGCCACGAGGACGATTATCCCCTCGGCGGCGACGAGCGCGCCTTTTGCTCGCTGGTCGGGGAGACGAGCGAGGTATGTCCCTCGTTGCCTGCCGCCTGCCGCAAGGAGCCCGCGCCCATCGAGAAGGGCGGCCCGCCGTCCGGCATCGCCCCGCAATGCAAGGCCGGCTCCCGCTGTTTGGCGGGACGATCGTCCGGCCGCGACGACCGCGTCGCCGTGCGTCGATTCGAGAATGCTGCGGGCGGCGGCGCCCCGGGGGACGGAGCGCCGGGCGGGGACGGGAAAGGCCAGGCGGGCCCCGGCGGCGAGGGAAAGAGCCCCGGCACCGGGGAACCCGGGCAGGACAAATCCGGCGGCGAGGCGGGCCCGAACGGGAGCGGAGACGCGTCTGGCCCGGGCAAACCCGGCGGCGGCGAGGCGGGCTCGGGCAAAAGTGGTGACGGGCCCGGCAAGGACCCCGGCGCGGGGGAAGGGAAGGGGCAGGCCGAACCCGGAGCCGCGAAGCCGCCGCCGCCCGCGCCTGCGGATCCTGCCGTGGCCAGCGCCGCGAGTGGCTTCGCCCGGGTCCTCTTTTTTATCCTGCTCGGCGGCTTCGGGGCTTTTATCGCGTGGATGGTCCTGAAAAACGTCCTCTCCGAGCGTGACGCGCCCGAGGACGAGGCGCCGCCCGAGGATTTGCCCGAAAATGCCTCGGGCGCACGCCGCCCGGGGCCACGCGGGCCTGTCGAGACCGACGTCGCGCGCCTGCTCGCCCGCGCCCGCGTGGCGGCCCAGCGTGGCGCGTTCGGGCCCGCCATCGACGACGTGTATGCCGCGCTCCTCCGGCGCCTCGACGGCGACGGCCTCATCGAGATCCACGCGTCGCGCACGAATGGTGATTACGTGCGGACCCTCCGCCGCGATCGGCCCGAGATCGCCTCCGACGTGCGCACGATCGTCGCCGACGTGGAGAGTGTCCAGTTCGGATCCCGCGCGCCCTCGGCCGAGGCCTTCGCTCGTATCCACGACCGCGTCGTCCCGCTCGTCTCGCGCGCCCTCTCTGCGCTCGCCGTGCTCCTCGGCCTCTCCGCGACCCTCTCCTGCGGCCGCGTCGCCGCGCTCGACGAATCCGACGGCGCCTTCCGCGGCGACACATCCCCCTCGGGCACGCACGCCCTCGGCGCCGTGCTCGGGGCGTATGGCATCGACCTCCGCCACCGCCGCGATCCCCTCGACAAACTGCCCGACGAGGACGACGCGACGCTTGTCCTCTTGCCCGACCTCGACCTCTCGGCCTCCGATCTCCGCCGCTTACAAAGCTGGGTCGAGGCGGGCGGCGACCTCGTCATCGCGGGCGCGGCCGACCTCCCTGCCTGGACCGGCGCGTCCCTCGAACCAGATCCCGTCGTCGCCGACGACATCGCCCCGACGACGCGGTACGAATACCAGTTCGGCGCGATTCTCCTCTCCCTCCCGCCCGGGCCCACGCTCACGCTGACGGACGCCCAGCGCATGCTCGTCCGCGGGGAGGGCGCGTATGCCTCCTTCAAGCAGCTCGGCGACGGCCGCGTCATCGTCCTCGCCGACGACAAACTCTTCACGAACGTCGCCTTGACGGCCGGCGACAACGCGGCCTTCTTGATCTCCCTCTTCCGCCCGCTCCACCGTGAGGTCGAGCTCTGCGACGGCTGGACCTCCCTCGGCGCCGACACGCCGCTCGACACCCTCGGCCGCGCGCGCCTCTTGCCCATTCTGCTCCAGCTCTTCTTGCTCCTCGGCCTCTATTTCCTCTGGCAGGGCCGCGCCTTCGGCGTCTTGCGGGATCCGCCCGCGAATCGGAGGCGCGCGTTCTCCGACCACGTCCGCGCCCTCGGCCTCGCGTTTGCTCGCGCCGGCGCCTCGCGCCATGCCCTCGGCCTTTATGCCGCGTGGGCCATCGAGCGCCTCCGCGAGCGTGTCCCGCGCGAGGGCCGCCATGGGTTGTCCGGGCTCGCGGAGGCCGTGGCCGTCCGCGCCGGCAAGAGCACCGGCGAGGTCATGACCGTGCTCGTCGAGGCCACCGAGGCGCAAAAAGAGGCGGCCCCCGCGTCCCTCCGCTCCGGCGGCGCCGCGCCCCCCGGACGCGCGCGGGGCAAGGACCGAGCCCAGGCCGCGGCCGATTTCGCCGTCATGCGCGCCCTCGACCATTTCCTCGCCCAGACCTCCCGCGAGCGCTCCCGCAAGAAGACCCGAAAAGCATGA
- a CDS encoding stage II sporulation protein M, with protein sequence MRSQDEILAARSADWRELENLVSRAEALHHLDGASISRAAALYRALSGDLVLCRARCTPDLVAYLDNLAGRAHSALYGAEPFRVPAFGALLARDFPRALRKNASFFALSSALFLVPCAIGIVLALFVPDAASQVLPRSMLDGMADMYSKGFDAGRGEGADSAMAGFYVNNNVGIAFRCFATGIFFGLGSVFFLVYNGLNIGMVTGWVTAAGFGRNIGTFMCGHGPFELTAIVIAGAAGLRMGHSLVVTRGRTRLGSLRESAPDIVRLVVGAAVMLLIAAAIEGFWSPSAAPAPVKWATSALLTVLVAAYLLFAGRERRAST encoded by the coding sequence TTGAGGAGCCAGGACGAGATCCTCGCGGCCCGCTCGGCCGATTGGCGCGAGCTCGAGAACCTCGTCTCGCGCGCCGAGGCCCTCCATCACCTCGACGGCGCTTCGATCTCCCGCGCGGCCGCGCTTTATCGTGCCCTCTCCGGCGACCTCGTCCTCTGCCGCGCCCGCTGCACCCCCGATCTCGTCGCGTACCTCGACAACCTCGCCGGCCGCGCGCACAGCGCGCTTTATGGCGCCGAGCCTTTCCGCGTCCCGGCCTTCGGGGCCCTGCTCGCCCGCGACTTCCCCCGCGCCCTCCGCAAGAACGCCTCGTTTTTCGCGCTCTCCTCCGCGCTCTTCCTCGTCCCCTGCGCCATCGGCATCGTCCTCGCCCTCTTCGTCCCCGACGCCGCCTCCCAGGTCCTTCCGCGCAGCATGCTCGACGGCATGGCCGACATGTATTCGAAGGGCTTCGACGCGGGCCGCGGCGAGGGGGCCGACTCCGCGATGGCCGGGTTTTACGTGAACAACAACGTCGGCATCGCGTTTCGTTGCTTCGCCACCGGCATCTTCTTCGGCCTCGGCAGCGTCTTTTTCCTCGTCTACAACGGCCTCAACATCGGCATGGTGACCGGCTGGGTCACGGCGGCCGGGTTTGGCCGGAATATCGGCACGTTCATGTGTGGCCACGGGCCCTTCGAGCTCACGGCCATCGTCATCGCGGGCGCCGCGGGCCTCCGCATGGGCCATTCCCTCGTCGTCACCCGCGGCCGCACCCGCCTCGGCTCCCTGCGCGAGAGCGCGCCCGACATCGTCCGCCTCGTCGTCGGCGCCGCCGTCATGCTCCTCATCGCCGCGGCCATCGAGGGTTTCTGGTCCCCCTCGGCCGCGCCGGCGCCCGTCAAATGGGCCACCTCCGCCCTCCTCACCGTGCTCGTCGCGGCTTATTTGCTCTTCGCCGGCCGCGAGCGGAGGGCCTCGACTTGA
- a CDS encoding RDD family protein: MAEPARRLQPIDTTAEIETPEHVRFHYPVAGPARRVVAYLIDLLIRGAILVVFAILALLGGLAVGDAVSGLSTGFLLVIHFLLEWVYYTLWEVAWNGRTPGKRALDLRVVTAFGHPLRIGDSFLRNLLRAADFLPFGYAFGLVAMARDGRFRRLGDMVAGTMVIVEERRAVASAIRIDPPPTPKELANLPQRLPLSGDELEAIELFLRRKDGLGPAREEELAAMVAPLFASRMGIRNKDAARLLALIHARSRERRRPA, translated from the coding sequence ATGGCGGAGCCTGCCCGACGCCTCCAGCCGATCGACACCACCGCGGAGATCGAGACCCCCGAGCACGTGCGGTTTCATTACCCCGTCGCTGGCCCTGCGCGCCGCGTCGTCGCTTATCTGATCGACCTCCTCATCCGGGGCGCCATCCTCGTCGTCTTCGCCATCCTCGCCCTCCTGGGCGGCCTCGCGGTCGGGGACGCCGTCTCCGGCCTCTCCACCGGCTTCCTGCTCGTCATTCATTTCCTCCTCGAGTGGGTCTATTACACGCTCTGGGAGGTCGCCTGGAATGGCCGCACCCCGGGCAAACGCGCGCTCGATCTCCGTGTCGTCACCGCCTTTGGCCATCCCTTGCGGATCGGCGACAGCTTCCTCCGCAACCTCCTCCGCGCCGCGGACTTCCTCCCCTTCGGTTATGCCTTCGGCCTCGTCGCCATGGCGCGAGACGGCCGCTTTCGGCGCCTCGGCGACATGGTCGCGGGCACCATGGTCATCGTCGAGGAGCGCCGCGCCGTGGCCTCTGCGATCCGCATCGACCCTCCGCCCACCCCGAAGGAGCTCGCGAACCTCCCGCAGCGCCTCCCGCTCTCGGGCGACGAGCTCGAGGCCATCGAGCTCTTTCTCCGCCGCAAGGATGGCCTCGGCCCCGCGCGGGAAGAGGAGCTCGCGGCCATGGTCGCGCCCCTCTTCGCGAGCCGCATGGGCATCCGGAACAAGGACGCGGCGCGCCTCCTCGCCTTGATCCACGCGCGCTCCCGTGAGCGCAGGAGGCCGGCTTGA
- a CDS encoding serine/threonine-protein kinase, translated as MELQPGHLIAGRFRVVRFLGEGAVSAVYEATDDVRGHRVAVKLLHRELSQNNEIVQRFEREAEAASRIGSEHIVLVHGAGSAPEGRFIVLEYLDGATLADRLRGRRPLPPEEAASLLLQLLAGLSMAHALGIVHRDLKPANLFLVRGAGGGDFLKILDFGASKLTNMGQGLTRTGAMVGTPMYMSPEQIRSSDKVDARADVYAAGVILYECVTGNVPFAVKNAVELAFRVVSQDPPPPETHVPTLDPELSMIIRRAMARDPAARFQTAGEMHDVLLAWLQKRGVPAPPRAPLGAPVPGAVVAPGAMPAGSRAILLYVAAGLGALVLVVLIALVLYAAGG; from the coding sequence ATGGAGCTCCAGCCTGGCCATCTCATCGCGGGGCGCTTCCGGGTCGTACGGTTCCTCGGCGAGGGCGCGGTCAGCGCCGTGTACGAGGCCACCGACGACGTGCGGGGCCATCGCGTCGCGGTGAAGCTCCTCCACCGCGAGCTCTCCCAGAACAATGAGATCGTCCAGCGGTTCGAGCGCGAGGCGGAGGCGGCGAGCCGCATCGGCTCCGAGCACATCGTCCTCGTCCATGGCGCCGGCAGCGCCCCCGAGGGACGATTCATCGTCCTCGAATACCTCGACGGCGCGACGCTCGCCGATCGCCTGCGGGGCCGCCGCCCGCTCCCGCCCGAGGAGGCTGCGTCGCTGCTCCTCCAGCTCCTCGCGGGCCTCTCCATGGCGCACGCGCTCGGCATCGTGCACCGCGATTTGAAGCCGGCGAACCTCTTCCTCGTGCGTGGCGCGGGCGGCGGCGATTTCTTGAAGATCCTCGATTTCGGCGCCTCGAAGCTCACGAACATGGGCCAGGGCCTCACCCGCACCGGGGCCATGGTCGGCACGCCGATGTACATGTCGCCCGAGCAGATCAGGAGCTCCGACAAGGTCGACGCGCGGGCCGACGTGTATGCCGCGGGCGTCATCCTCTACGAATGCGTCACCGGCAACGTCCCGTTCGCCGTGAAAAACGCGGTCGAGCTCGCGTTCCGCGTCGTCTCGCAGGACCCGCCCCCTCCCGAGACGCACGTGCCCACGCTCGATCCCGAGCTCTCGATGATCATCCGCCGCGCGATGGCGCGTGACCCCGCGGCGCGCTTCCAGACCGCCGGCGAGATGCACGACGTGCTGCTCGCCTGGCTCCAGAAGCGTGGTGTTCCCGCCCCGCCGCGGGCGCCCCTCGGGGCCCCGGTGCCCGGCGCCGTCGTCGCCCCGGGCGCCATGCCGGCGGGGTCACGCGCCATTCTCTTGTACGTCGCGGCCGGGCTCGGCGCGCTCGTCCTCGTCGTGTTGATCGCGCTCGTGCTGTACGCCGCGGGGGGCTGA
- a CDS encoding ABC transporter ATP-binding protein: MRIVELRKVVKRFGDVEVVKSLDLSIEKGEFLTFLGPSGCGKTTTLRMIGGFEMPTSGEIFLSGREVSALPPYKRDVNTVFQSYALFPHMTVRENVAYGLEQKRLPKAEIERKVSDVLAMVRMDGLAARKPRELSGGQQQRVAVARAIVNGPSVLLLDEPLGALDLKLRKEMQFELKSLQRKLGMTFVYVTHDQEEALTMSDRVAVMNGGRIEQIDAPVAIYNRPKTRFVADFIGETNLLAGEVRRDGAAHVFSLGDARIPIEPDAVLEAGRGVSLSVRPEMVTVRKAEGGESLGVSLPGTVEETVFIGSVWKTVVRLSSGERVVATEPPASHGHIETGTQVVVGWEPKSAVVLEA; the protein is encoded by the coding sequence TTGAGGATCGTCGAGCTACGCAAGGTCGTGAAGCGCTTCGGCGACGTCGAGGTCGTCAAATCGCTCGATTTATCCATCGAGAAAGGGGAGTTCCTCACCTTCCTCGGCCCGAGCGGCTGCGGCAAGACCACCACGCTCCGCATGATCGGCGGCTTCGAGATGCCCACCTCGGGCGAGATTTTCCTGAGCGGCCGTGAGGTCAGCGCGCTCCCGCCCTACAAGCGCGACGTCAACACGGTCTTCCAGAGCTACGCCCTCTTCCCCCACATGACCGTGCGCGAGAACGTCGCGTATGGCCTCGAGCAGAAGCGCCTGCCCAAGGCCGAGATCGAGCGCAAGGTCTCGGACGTGCTCGCCATGGTGCGCATGGACGGCCTCGCCGCGCGCAAGCCACGCGAGCTCTCCGGCGGCCAGCAGCAGCGCGTCGCCGTGGCCCGCGCCATCGTGAACGGCCCCTCCGTGCTCTTGCTCGACGAGCCCCTCGGCGCCCTCGACCTCAAGCTCCGCAAGGAGATGCAATTCGAGCTGAAGAGCCTCCAGCGCAAGCTCGGCATGACGTTCGTCTACGTCACGCACGACCAGGAGGAGGCGCTCACGATGAGTGATCGCGTCGCGGTCATGAACGGCGGGAGGATCGAGCAGATCGACGCGCCCGTCGCCATTTACAACCGCCCGAAGACCCGGTTCGTCGCCGATTTCATCGGCGAGACCAACCTGCTCGCGGGCGAGGTCCGGCGCGACGGCGCCGCCCACGTGTTTTCCCTCGGCGATGCGCGGATCCCGATCGAGCCCGACGCCGTCCTCGAGGCCGGCCGCGGCGTCTCCTTGAGCGTGCGGCCCGAAATGGTCACGGTTCGCAAGGCGGAGGGCGGCGAATCGCTCGGCGTATCGCTCCCCGGGACGGTCGAGGAGACCGTCTTCATCGGCTCCGTCTGGAAGACCGTCGTGCGCCTCTCGAGCGGCGAGCGTGTCGTCGCGACCGAGCCTCCCGCCTCGCATGGCCATATCGAGACGGGCACGCAGGTCGTCGTCGGCTGGGAGCCCAAGAGCGCCGTCGTGCTCGAGGCTTGA
- a CDS encoding ABC transporter permease subunit yields the protein MRRFDLPTFLVGSAAAAVLAFIYLPMVVVVVYSFNPESVNVFPMRGFSLRWYQQLFENDELLAALRISVLIALGGTAIGLLLGVPGAIALARHDFPGKRVLERVVLLPLTLPGIVTGVAMLSFFPLIGVPVSLLAVLIGHGTFLIAITLTQVYARLKRLDPSLEEASADLGAPPLTTFRRVVLPNIKTAIIGSALLSFTLSLDEIPVTFFLIAGDNTLPIQIWAMMRRGISPEVNAISTLVFAGSIALILLGTALGGRDKESLH from the coding sequence GTGCGCCGCTTTGACCTGCCCACCTTCCTCGTCGGCAGCGCGGCGGCGGCCGTCCTCGCGTTCATCTACCTGCCGATGGTGGTCGTCGTCGTGTATTCGTTCAACCCCGAGTCGGTGAACGTCTTCCCGATGCGCGGCTTCTCCCTGCGCTGGTACCAGCAGCTCTTCGAGAACGACGAGCTCCTCGCGGCATTACGGATCAGCGTCCTCATCGCGCTCGGCGGCACGGCGATCGGCCTCTTGCTCGGCGTCCCCGGCGCCATCGCGCTCGCGCGCCACGATTTTCCGGGCAAACGTGTCCTCGAGCGCGTCGTCCTCCTGCCGCTCACCTTGCCCGGCATCGTCACGGGCGTCGCCATGTTGAGCTTCTTCCCGCTCATCGGCGTCCCCGTCTCGCTGCTCGCCGTGCTCATCGGCCACGGCACCTTCCTCATCGCCATCACCCTCACGCAGGTCTATGCCCGGTTGAAGCGCCTCGATCCTTCGCTCGAGGAGGCCTCGGCGGACCTCGGCGCGCCGCCGCTCACCACGTTCCGGCGGGTCGTCCTGCCAAACATCAAGACGGCGATCATCGGCTCGGCGCTCCTCTCGTTCACCCTCTCGCTCGACGAGATTCCGGTCACGTTTTTCCTCATCGCGGGCGACAACACGTTGCCCATCCAGATCTGGGCCATGATGCGCCGGGGCATTTCTCCCGAGGTCAACGCCATCTCGACCCTCGTCTTCGCCGGATCCATCGCCCTCATCCTGCTCGGCACCGCGCTCGGCGGCCGCGACAAGGAGTCATTACATTGA